A single region of the Pseudorhodoplanes sp. genome encodes:
- a CDS encoding NADH-quinone oxidoreductase subunit C: protein MADDALTEILDLAKALDVLAPWPRFEVDSNAWTQIGHLLKAGDADMLALWCEPHAVHLALRAPASDACVVSLAISDGSFPSIGQFHPPAIRLERTIHDLYGIVAKGCPDRRPWLDHGAWELQAPLGTRPSAPVRDPADYAFLPVRGQGLHQVPVGPVHAGTIEPGHFRFTANGEMVARVEERLGYTHKGIDALMAGSDIDHAARIAARISGDSTVAYSFAFAHAVESALGVEAPARAQVLRGVMAELERIANHFGDIGAICNDAAFALAHAHCGIFRERVLAVCDRVFGHRLMMGCIVPGGVAADISAENAAEIVAVLDDLTPRFAEIVKLYDDTPSLQDRTCNTGIVGKELVRRWAAGGYVGRASGRDFDARRDIGYPPYAGMSVDAPVLERGDVDARVWVRIREAEASMKLLRGWLAAIPAGPLQTALPAVREPREGCAMIEAFRGDIWFWLRVADGRVERAHARDASVFQWPLLEAAIEDNIIADFPICNKSFNCSYAGHDL from the coding sequence ATGGCCGACGATGCGCTGACGGAAATTTTGGACTTAGCGAAAGCGCTTGACGTTCTGGCGCCCTGGCCGCGGTTTGAAGTCGATTCAAATGCATGGACGCAGATCGGTCATCTCCTGAAGGCGGGGGACGCCGACATGCTCGCGCTGTGGTGCGAGCCGCATGCAGTCCATCTTGCCCTACGTGCGCCTGCGTCCGACGCATGTGTCGTGTCGCTCGCAATCTCTGACGGCTCGTTTCCGTCGATCGGTCAATTCCATCCGCCGGCGATCCGGCTGGAGCGGACGATCCACGATCTTTACGGGATCGTTGCGAAAGGCTGCCCCGATCGCCGGCCGTGGCTCGACCACGGAGCCTGGGAATTGCAGGCGCCGCTCGGCACGCGCCCATCGGCGCCCGTACGCGATCCAGCGGACTATGCGTTCTTGCCGGTGAGAGGGCAGGGCTTGCATCAAGTCCCTGTCGGCCCCGTGCATGCGGGCACCATCGAGCCGGGGCATTTCCGTTTCACCGCGAACGGCGAGATGGTGGCGCGCGTGGAAGAGCGGTTGGGCTACACGCATAAGGGTATCGACGCTCTTATGGCGGGCAGCGACATCGATCACGCGGCGCGCATCGCCGCCCGTATTTCCGGCGATTCGACCGTTGCCTACAGCTTTGCCTTCGCGCATGCGGTTGAATCGGCGCTCGGCGTCGAGGCGCCAGCGCGGGCGCAAGTTCTCCGCGGCGTGATGGCGGAATTGGAGCGCATCGCGAATCATTTCGGCGATATCGGTGCGATCTGCAACGATGCCGCTTTTGCGCTGGCGCACGCCCATTGCGGGATTTTCCGCGAGCGCGTGCTTGCAGTGTGCGACCGCGTCTTCGGCCACCGGCTGATGATGGGTTGCATCGTGCCGGGCGGCGTCGCCGCCGACATTTCGGCGGAAAACGCCGCCGAGATTGTTGCGGTGCTCGACGATTTGACGCCGCGCTTCGCCGAGATCGTCAAGCTCTATGACGATACGCCGTCGTTGCAGGATCGCACCTGCAACACCGGAATTGTCGGCAAGGAGCTTGTCAGACGCTGGGCAGCCGGCGGCTATGTCGGGCGCGCCTCGGGCCGCGATTTCGATGCAAGGCGCGACATCGGCTATCCGCCTTATGCCGGAATGAGCGTTGACGCGCCGGTGCTAGAGCGCGGCGATGTCGATGCGCGGGTCTGGGTGCGTATTCGCGAGGCCGAAGCGAGCATGAAGCTGTTGCGGGGATGGCTTGCCGCAATTCCCGCGGGACCCCTCCAGACGGCCTTGCCTGCGGTGCGCGAGCCCCGGGAAGGCTGTGCGATGATCGAGGCGTTCCGCGGGGACATTTGGTTCTGGCTGCGTGTGGCCGATGGCCGCGTTGAGCGTGCGCATGCGCGCGACGCCTCCGTGTTTCAATGGCCGCTTCTGGAAGCCGCGATCGAAGATAACATCATCGCCGACTTCCCGATTTGCAACAAGTCGTTCAACTGTTCTTACGCTGGGCACGATCTTTAA